In Marinicauda algicola, one DNA window encodes the following:
- a CDS encoding TlyA family RNA methyltransferase, giving the protein MRADLYLVEHGFFDTRARAQAAIAAGRVRVDGTALAKPSQKIPPGAVVEAEPAHPFVSRAALKLEAALDAFAIDPAGRACLDVGASTGGFSQVLLQRGAAKVYAVDVGRGQLHASLLAEPRLVNLEATDARTLTCADIDEPPALVVCDASFIALEKILPVPLSLAAEGAVLVALFKPQFEVGRDHVGKGGIVKDAAAVSAAKEKARAFLARAGWPVEAEMESPVAGGDGNVEYLFLARRAG; this is encoded by the coding sequence ATGCGCGCCGATCTCTATCTCGTCGAGCACGGCTTCTTCGATACACGCGCGCGCGCGCAGGCGGCGATCGCGGCGGGCCGGGTGCGCGTCGACGGCACAGCGCTCGCCAAGCCCTCGCAGAAGATCCCGCCCGGCGCCGTGGTGGAGGCCGAGCCCGCCCACCCCTTCGTGAGCCGTGCCGCGCTGAAGCTCGAGGCCGCGCTCGACGCGTTCGCGATCGATCCCGCGGGTAGGGCCTGCCTCGATGTCGGCGCCTCGACCGGCGGGTTCAGCCAGGTCCTGCTGCAGCGCGGGGCGGCGAAGGTCTATGCCGTCGATGTCGGGCGCGGGCAGCTGCACGCCTCCCTCCTCGCCGAGCCGCGCCTCGTCAATCTCGAAGCCACCGACGCGCGCACCCTCACGTGCGCCGATATCGACGAGCCGCCCGCGCTCGTGGTCTGCGATGCGAGCTTCATTGCGCTGGAAAAGATTCTGCCCGTCCCGCTCTCGCTTGCGGCTGAGGGCGCGGTGCTCGTCGCCCTGTTCAAGCCGCAGTTCGAGGTCGGGCGGGACCATGTCGGCAAGGGCGGGATCGTGAAGGACGCCGCGGCGGTGAGCGCCGCGAAAGAAAAAGCCCGCGCGTTTCTCGCGCGGGCAGGCTGGCCGGTCGAAGCCGAGATGGAGAGCCCGGTCGCTGGCGGGGACGGGAATGTGGAATACCTCTTCCTCGCCCGCCGCGCCGGGTGA
- a CDS encoding cold-shock protein translates to MATGTVKWFNATKGYGFIQPDDGSKDVFVHATAVERAGMSSLSEGQRVSFEETRDAKSGKYSATDLQSA, encoded by the coding sequence ATGGCTACGGGAACTGTTAAGTGGTTCAACGCCACCAAAGGCTACGGCTTCATCCAACCTGACGACGGCTCGAAAGACGTGTTCGTGCACGCCACGGCGGTCGAGCGCGCGGGCATGAGCTCTCTCTCCGAGGGTCAGCGGGTCTCCTTCGAGGAAACGCGCGACGCGAAGAGCGGCAAGTACTCCGCGACGGACCTGCAGTCGGCCTAA
- a CDS encoding cold-shock protein → MATGTVKWFNATKGYGFIEPDDGSKDVFVHISAVKNAGMDDLVEGQRVSFELEKDSKTGKTSATELQPA, encoded by the coding sequence ATGGCGACGGGTACGGTCAAGTGGTTCAACGCCACGAAGGGCTATGGTTTCATCGAGCCCGATGACGGCTCCAAGGACGTGTTCGTGCACATCAGCGCGGTGAAGAATGCCGGCATGGACGATCTCGTCGAGGGTCAGCGCGTCTCCTTCGAGCTGGAGAAGGATTCCAAGACCGGCAAGACCAGCGCGACCGAGCTGCAGCCCGCCTGA
- a CDS encoding class I SAM-dependent RNA methyltransferase has product MNRRHAKKSPPAAEVELEAESVGARGDAIAQGPVYVPGLLPGERAIVEVRGERGRVKEILSESPERVRPFCPIHERCGGCSLQHWAADAYRTWKRELVVTALRREGVSGHVAPLLHAHGQGRRRATLHAKRSGSDLVFGYTMRAGHAIVDAKDCPVAHGLIRKSFPALRNLADRLTPDRGQLDIAVTATDGGLDVSCAWPGEITLDHRLTAAELAAKEGWARISLKAEPAAERTRPYVQFGRARVVPPPGGFLQATKAGEEALAERAMKAVRGAKRIADLYAGCGAFALRAAEFAPVLAVEGDPAPLAALRHGADHTQGLKPVETRHRDLALEPMSVKELEPFDAVIMDPPRTGAKTQAERLADSRVPVVVSISCNPATFARDAAILIEGGYEMDTVTPVDQFAWTGHVETIAAFRRR; this is encoded by the coding sequence ATGAACCGACGCCATGCGAAGAAATCCCCGCCCGCCGCCGAGGTCGAGCTTGAAGCCGAGAGCGTCGGCGCGCGCGGCGACGCGATCGCGCAGGGGCCGGTCTACGTACCGGGTCTCCTGCCCGGCGAGCGGGCGATCGTCGAGGTGCGCGGCGAGCGCGGCCGGGTCAAGGAGATCCTCTCCGAAAGCCCCGAGCGCGTGCGGCCCTTCTGCCCGATCCACGAGCGCTGCGGGGGCTGCTCGCTGCAGCACTGGGCGGCCGATGCCTACCGCACCTGGAAGCGCGAGCTCGTGGTGACGGCCCTCCGGCGCGAGGGCGTGTCCGGCCACGTGGCCCCGCTGCTGCACGCCCACGGGCAGGGCAGGCGGCGCGCAACCCTGCACGCGAAGCGGTCCGGGTCCGATCTCGTCTTCGGCTACACGATGCGGGCCGGGCACGCGATCGTCGACGCGAAGGACTGTCCCGTCGCCCATGGCCTGATCCGCAAGAGCTTTCCCGCCCTCAGGAATCTCGCCGATCGGCTGACCCCGGACCGCGGCCAGCTCGACATCGCCGTCACTGCGACCGATGGCGGTCTCGACGTGTCCTGTGCCTGGCCTGGAGAGATCACGCTCGACCACCGGCTGACCGCCGCCGAGCTCGCCGCCAAGGAAGGCTGGGCGCGCATTTCCCTGAAGGCCGAGCCGGCGGCCGAGCGCACGAGGCCCTACGTGCAGTTCGGCAGGGCGAGGGTCGTTCCCCCGCCCGGCGGCTTCCTGCAGGCCACGAAGGCGGGCGAGGAGGCGCTCGCCGAGCGGGCGATGAAGGCGGTGCGCGGCGCGAAGCGTATCGCCGACCTCTATGCAGGCTGCGGCGCCTTCGCGCTGCGTGCGGCCGAATTCGCACCCGTGCTCGCCGTGGAGGGCGATCCGGCTCCGCTCGCCGCCCTGCGCCATGGCGCCGATCACACCCAGGGCCTGAAGCCGGTCGAGACCCGGCACCGCGATCTCGCGCTCGAGCCGATGAGCGTGAAGGAGCTGGAGCCCTTCGACGCGGTGATCATGGATCCCCCGCGCACCGGGGCGAAGACGCAGGCCGAGCGCCTGGCGGATTCCCGGGTCCCCGTCGTGGTCTCCATCTCCTGCAACCCGGCCACGTTCGCGCGCGATGCCGCCATTCTCATCGAGGGCGGCTACGAGATGGACACCGTCACGCCGGTCGACCAGTTCGCCTGGACCGG